In the Ruminococcus sp. OA3 genome, one interval contains:
- the recQ gene encoding DNA helicase RecQ — translation MSSESTTDNALAQAKKILKKYFGYEDFREGQESLVKAVMSGQDVLGIMPTGAGKSLCFQIPSLLMEGITLVVSPLISLMKDQVSALNQAGIHAAFLNSSLTAGQYRKALEQAKAGRYKIIYVAPERLETESFLNFALSPQVKIPFVAVDEAHCVSQWGQDFRPSYLKVLDFLDRLSERPVLGAYTATATQEVRNDILKILRLRDPMVMVTGFDRKNLFFSVKKPVDKYSELVAELKGQETKTLKPSGIIYCLTRKTVEELCWKLREEGFSVTRYHAGLSDGERLQNQDDFIYDRSSIMIATNAFGMGIDKSDVRYVIHYQMPKNMESYYQEAGRAGRDQEPAECILYYGAVDVQTNRYFIEHNEDNQELDELARRRVQEKDRERLKAMELYCFTSGCLRRYILNYFGESGGEECGNCQNCLTEYETLDITRETQAVIRCVAENRQPFGMMMVIDILRGAKNQKILSRHLDEHPEYGVLSDVSVPMLKQIIQELILKECVKMTEEKYPVLCPGPSAQNYLTSESCVGMRMAPSEKAAPKALKKGKKAGAAAALAEKDLPLFEALRGLRKQISQDEHVPPYMVFSDKTLVQMSILRPVDKDEMLQVSGVGEFKFEKYGEQFLKLISSRESFTDAN, via the coding sequence ATGTCTTCAGAAAGTACAACAGACAACGCTTTAGCACAGGCAAAAAAAATACTGAAAAAATATTTTGGATATGAAGATTTCCGTGAGGGTCAGGAATCACTCGTGAAAGCTGTAATGAGCGGGCAGGATGTACTCGGAATAATGCCGACAGGAGCCGGGAAATCACTCTGCTTTCAGATTCCGTCTCTTTTGATGGAGGGTATAACGCTGGTAGTGTCACCGCTGATCTCCCTTATGAAGGATCAGGTGAGTGCATTAAATCAGGCGGGCATCCATGCCGCATTTTTAAACAGCTCGCTGACAGCAGGGCAATACAGGAAAGCGCTTGAACAGGCGAAAGCCGGCCGTTATAAGATCATCTATGTGGCACCGGAAAGACTTGAGACCGAAAGCTTCCTGAACTTTGCGCTGTCCCCACAGGTTAAAATCCCATTTGTGGCCGTGGATGAAGCGCACTGTGTATCCCAGTGGGGACAGGATTTTCGTCCGAGCTATCTGAAAGTATTGGATTTTCTGGACAGACTGTCTGAGCGCCCGGTGCTGGGGGCGTACACGGCAACTGCCACACAGGAAGTCCGAAATGACATTCTGAAGATTCTGAGGCTGAGAGATCCGATGGTTATGGTAACCGGGTTTGACCGGAAAAATCTGTTTTTTTCTGTAAAAAAACCGGTAGATAAATATAGTGAGCTGGTAGCTGAACTGAAAGGACAGGAGACAAAGACACTCAAGCCCAGCGGGATCATCTATTGCCTGACACGGAAGACGGTGGAAGAACTGTGCTGGAAACTCAGGGAAGAGGGGTTTTCGGTTACGCGGTACCATGCAGGGTTGTCTGATGGAGAGCGCCTGCAGAATCAGGACGATTTCATCTATGACCGCAGCAGTATTATGATTGCCACAAATGCATTTGGAATGGGGATTGATAAATCAGATGTGCGTTATGTGATTCACTATCAGATGCCTAAAAATATGGAGAGTTATTATCAGGAAGCGGGCCGCGCCGGCAGGGATCAGGAGCCCGCAGAGTGTATCCTCTATTATGGTGCTGTGGATGTGCAGACAAACCGGTATTTTATCGAACATAATGAAGATAATCAGGAACTTGATGAGCTGGCGAGACGCAGAGTGCAGGAAAAAGACAGAGAGCGGCTGAAGGCGATGGAACTGTATTGTTTTACAAGTGGATGCCTGCGCAGGTATATTTTGAATTATTTCGGGGAGTCCGGCGGGGAGGAATGCGGGAATTGTCAGAACTGTCTGACGGAATATGAGACCCTTGATATCACCAGAGAAACACAGGCTGTGATACGGTGTGTTGCTGAGAACCGACAGCCATTTGGCATGATGATGGTGATTGACATTTTGCGGGGAGCTAAAAATCAGAAGATCCTGAGCCGTCATCTGGATGAGCACCCGGAGTATGGAGTGCTGTCAGACGTTTCCGTCCCCATGCTGAAACAGATCATACAGGAACTGATCCTGAAGGAATGCGTAAAAATGACGGAAGAGAAATATCCGGTTCTGTGTCCGGGACCATCGGCACAGAATTATCTGACGTCTGAATCGTGCGTGGGGATGCGGATGGCACCGTCTGAAAAAGCAGCGCCAAAGGCTCTGAAGAAAGGCAAAAAAGCAGGAGCGGCGGCGGCACTCGCGGAGAAGGATCTGCCATTGTTTGAAGCACTTCGGGGGCTTAGAAAACAGATATCCCAGGATGAACATGTACCCCCCTATATGGTTTTTTCGGATAAGACGCTGGTGCAGATGAGTATTTTGCGGCCGGTGGATAAAGATGAGATGCTGCAGGTCAGCGGTGTTGGTGAGTTTAAGTTTGAAAAGTATGGTGAACAATTTTTGAAGTTGATTTCTTCCAGGGAATCATTTACGGATGCCAACTGA
- a CDS encoding BlaI/MecI/CopY family transcriptional regulator, with translation MPKIKLTHRELEVMHVLWSTDRALSAADIPSINPELKPNTVQAVLKKLLENSYIQVADIVYHRTVLTRTYRPVLTHEDYMHSQIEGTSLTPGRLLADLIRKEQDIDALDELLRLIQEQRKSLRKR, from the coding sequence ATGCCAAAAATCAAATTAACTCATCGAGAACTGGAAGTTATGCATGTCCTGTGGAGCACCGACAGAGCACTGAGCGCTGCAGATATACCATCCATCAATCCGGAGTTAAAACCCAACACAGTTCAGGCCGTATTAAAAAAGCTCCTTGAAAATTCCTATATCCAGGTGGCAGATATCGTATATCACAGAACAGTGCTGACACGAACCTACCGGCCGGTATTAACACATGAGGATTATATGCATTCACAGATTGAAGGTACATCGCTTACCCCTGGCCGTCTCTTAGCTGATCTGATCAGAAAGGAACAGGATATAGATGCACTGGATGAATTGCTGCGCCTGATTCAGGAACAAAGGAAAAGTCTGCGCAAGCGCTGA
- a CDS encoding ECF transporter S component has product MNTKAKKITMIGMFCAIAYAVMVIGRFPVVLFLKYDPKDVIITIGGFIFGPMASFIISVIVAFLEMITVSETGPIGCIMNILSSCCFACTAAFIYKKKHTLKGAVTGLVTGCLLTTAVILLWNYLIAPLYMGYPREAVVKLLLPAFLPFNLLKGGLNTAITLLIYKPVVTALRKAGLLESSTTPAVRERHMGIIIVSAVLLITIIFLMLAMKGWV; this is encoded by the coding sequence ATGAATACAAAAGCAAAAAAAATCACCATGATCGGCATGTTCTGCGCGATCGCATATGCTGTCATGGTAATCGGGCGGTTTCCCGTCGTATTATTTCTGAAATATGACCCCAAAGATGTTATCATCACCATCGGCGGATTTATCTTCGGCCCGATGGCATCCTTTATTATTTCTGTGATCGTTGCTTTCCTGGAAATGATCACCGTCAGTGAAACAGGACCCATCGGCTGCATCATGAATATCCTGTCCAGCTGCTGTTTTGCATGTACCGCAGCATTTATCTACAAAAAGAAACATACATTAAAAGGCGCTGTCACAGGGCTGGTAACAGGATGCCTTCTTACCACCGCAGTCATCCTGCTTTGGAACTACCTGATCGCTCCCCTCTATATGGGATACCCGAGAGAGGCGGTCGTCAAGCTGCTCCTTCCGGCATTTTTGCCGTTCAATCTGTTAAAGGGCGGCCTGAATACTGCCATCACACTGCTGATCTATAAACCCGTCGTAACCGCTCTGCGCAAAGCCGGACTTCTGGAATCATCCACAACTCCTGCTGTCCGCGAACGGCATATGGGAATCATTATCGTCTCCGCAGTTCTGCTGATCACGATTATCTTTCTTATGCTGGCAATGAAGGGATGGGTCTGA
- a CDS encoding helix-turn-helix domain-containing protein translates to MKLNLWMIANRLSALEPELYISGNAPAILSSARRAYATNCVHVYQKGKDTVCAAENDYLLFHDMNCEVVFEMVQCTFDFYREWQDSLEEASQKLDYRTIVDESWPVFHNPVILLDGSYKVLFMSEQYGENEVNEDWQYLCRHGHSSVEAIQYLLSEGQKNNYYLSGDAQLYHFSGKIIDTDMLSAAIYSGNDCCGRINVIAKDREINSGDVICLNYIVRLLSFVLGRINQEHAYPATQNILLKMMLQQENSPSELQNWMLYMKWNETDSFHIAVLSSPEETSSEKMMIIYRLLQSLFSDSVVTICGKKIIVMYRIASGSKDDVAAALCDISQKYRINTGLSLPFTGTQKLHYYYGQAIAAIYYGSLLAPAETLHRFYNYALEHLIRVQSLEEAVCLCHPDVRKLWNPASETGGEKINTLFTYLNNDRSLQNTASELYIHRNTLVYRIHKITEVLTCDIEDIYTRDFIKMSIRVLRLYYLNGINSPFLP, encoded by the coding sequence ATGAAACTGAACCTCTGGATGATTGCCAACCGTCTGAGCGCATTGGAACCTGAACTTTACATTTCCGGAAATGCCCCTGCCATCCTTTCCAGTGCACGCCGTGCATACGCCACAAACTGCGTCCATGTCTATCAAAAGGGAAAAGATACTGTCTGTGCTGCAGAGAATGATTATCTGCTGTTTCACGATATGAACTGCGAAGTTGTTTTTGAAATGGTCCAGTGCACATTTGATTTTTACCGTGAATGGCAGGATTCCCTGGAAGAGGCTTCCCAAAAACTGGATTACCGTACGATCGTGGATGAAAGCTGGCCTGTATTTCACAATCCTGTCATTCTGCTGGATGGCAGTTATAAGGTGCTTTTCATGAGCGAACAATACGGGGAAAATGAAGTGAATGAAGACTGGCAGTATCTCTGCCGTCATGGCCACAGTTCTGTGGAGGCCATACAGTATCTGCTCTCAGAAGGGCAGAAGAATAATTATTACCTCAGCGGTGATGCACAGCTGTATCATTTTTCCGGTAAAATCATCGACACGGATATGTTGTCAGCTGCCATCTACAGCGGCAATGACTGCTGCGGCCGAATCAATGTCATCGCAAAAGACCGTGAGATTAACAGCGGCGATGTGATCTGTCTGAATTACATCGTCAGGCTGCTCTCTTTCGTACTTGGCCGCATCAATCAGGAACACGCCTATCCGGCAACACAGAATATTCTTCTTAAAATGATGCTCCAGCAGGAGAACAGTCCGTCTGAACTGCAAAACTGGATGCTCTATATGAAGTGGAATGAAACAGATTCATTTCATATCGCGGTTCTTTCATCTCCCGAAGAAACTTCTTCTGAGAAGATGATGATCATCTATCGGCTGCTGCAGTCTCTTTTTTCCGACAGCGTGGTAACAATCTGCGGCAAAAAAATAATTGTAATGTACCGGATCGCTTCCGGAAGCAAGGACGATGTTGCCGCTGCACTTTGTGATATTTCACAGAAATACCGTATAAACACCGGCTTGAGTCTTCCATTTACGGGGACCCAAAAACTCCACTATTATTATGGCCAGGCCATTGCCGCCATCTATTACGGCAGTCTGCTGGCCCCGGCTGAAACACTGCATCGTTTCTATAACTACGCGCTGGAACATCTGATACGGGTTCAGTCTCTGGAAGAAGCAGTCTGTCTCTGTCATCCCGATGTACGGAAACTCTGGAACCCCGCCTCGGAAACTGGCGGCGAAAAGATAAATACCCTGTTCACCTATCTGAACAACGATCGTTCACTGCAGAATACAGCCAGTGAATTATATATCCACCGCAATACCCTCGTCTATCGTATCCACAAAATCACTGAAGTTCTGACCTGCGATATCGAGGACATTTACACCAGAGATTTTATAAAAATGTCCATCCGCGTACTGCGGCTGTACTATCTAAACGGGATAAATTCTCCTTTTCTGCCGTGA
- a CDS encoding MFS transporter: MGDKKLSRAVLNLSGFGDFGFTLFVNVELYYWAAFLTDCAKFSIGTATFILTLTSVIDCIWVPLTGWLIERSSLKWGKYRSWLVIGPPVMIFTYAMEFSKIGSSEALAAGIVIAAFSIKTLAQDLAYSASVSLVSDLSNDQDERMILASRRGQFLSLGNIVFSIIALPLITWLTARCGNEILGYSLTAILFGIINFVCYFLAFTVTKGYSVSGSGGAENDAANIPRKKLPLSQMLAAVFRNPPLLILIAADTFRYLAYFLMSAAAYYYFVVVLQNLAAMTTYLVITRIIGFAGSLSANTAAKKFGKKPAYLGSLCIMTLALVLCYFFGRQVASFIGFHIFVNFFMQITMATLTAILADTVIYYEWKSSVDARGFIMSMLNVPIKAGAVLRSAVLGAGLAVAGYAANSAPTASQISGISMLMNLYPAVFLLLTILIFGFGYRLNEQKVTQMTQEITARKAV; encoded by the coding sequence ATGGGCGATAAAAAATTAAGCCGGGCAGTCCTGAATCTGAGCGGATTCGGGGACTTTGGCTTTACACTGTTTGTGAATGTGGAACTGTATTACTGGGCGGCATTTCTCACAGACTGCGCAAAGTTCTCGATTGGCACAGCCACCTTTATCCTTACCCTGACTTCTGTCATCGACTGTATCTGGGTGCCACTGACGGGCTGGCTGATCGAACGCAGCAGCTTGAAATGGGGTAAATACCGGTCATGGCTCGTAATCGGACCCCCGGTCATGATTTTCACCTATGCTATGGAATTCTCAAAAATCGGTTCTTCCGAAGCCCTGGCCGCCGGCATCGTAATTGCTGCATTTTCTATCAAGACACTTGCACAGGATCTCGCATACTCTGCCTCAGTGAGTCTTGTGAGCGACCTGTCCAATGACCAGGATGAGCGAATGATCCTTGCCTCCAGAAGAGGACAGTTTTTATCTCTTGGCAATATTGTATTTTCCATCATCGCACTGCCGCTTATCACCTGGCTGACTGCACGTTGCGGCAATGAGATCCTGGGATATTCTCTGACGGCCATCCTGTTCGGAATTATAAATTTTGTGTGCTATTTCCTGGCTTTCACCGTTACAAAGGGCTACTCTGTATCCGGGAGCGGCGGAGCCGAAAATGATGCTGCCAATATACCACGAAAAAAGCTTCCGCTCTCACAAATGCTTGCGGCTGTCTTTCGCAATCCCCCGCTGCTGATACTGATTGCGGCTGATACATTCCGTTACCTTGCTTATTTTCTTATGTCTGCAGCGGCCTACTATTATTTTGTTGTGGTTCTTCAGAACCTGGCGGCCATGACAACCTACCTCGTCATCACACGCATCATCGGGTTTGCAGGGTCCTTATCTGCCAACACAGCAGCAAAAAAATTCGGCAAGAAACCGGCATATCTGGGCTCCCTGTGTATTATGACTTTGGCTCTGGTACTCTGCTACTTTTTTGGAAGGCAGGTGGCAAGTTTTATCGGCTTCCACATTTTTGTAAACTTTTTTATGCAGATCACAATGGCGACACTGACAGCCATTCTGGCAGATACTGTTATCTATTATGAATGGAAAAGCAGCGTGGACGCCCGCGGTTTCATCATGAGTATGCTGAATGTCCCAATCAAGGCAGGCGCGGTGCTCCGCAGTGCCGTACTGGGTGCCGGGCTCGCAGTTGCCGGTTACGCAGCCAACTCAGCCCCAACCGCTTCACAGATCAGCGGTATTTCCATGCTCATGAACCTGTACCCTGCCGTTTTTCTTCTTTTAACAATCCTGATCTTCGGTTTCGGCTACCGGCTGAATGAACAGAAGGTTACACAAATGACACAAGAGATCACCGCACGCAAAGCAGTCTGA
- a CDS encoding APC family permease has product MNSQEKKLSCLETTGLAVGFTIGSGIITQTGIGIAMTGRSIVLAFLVSALLFLISFRPIFIMSTLLPRTSAAFSYSSELIHEDVGKFYAYIYFLGRMTIAIFGISFAQYLASLIPSLNHPAGLKLTALSVLTLFYIINLFGVKTAARFQNVLCLILIAGILCFVLRGLGKVDFREFTSSETFFTGDFGGFYSAVSLLYFAVGGSYIITDFAPKIKNASKIMVKVITGVTLCVCLLYMLMGIVASGVMPVSEVAGKPLTTAASAVLGSGGLYAFFIIGACLGALITTLNSSFVWYSNSLIAACEKGCFPESWAKTNRFGAPYILMTIFYCFGAVPTVAGIDLTILSKMAVGLTILGTCIPMAGILSLPKKYPELWGSSKYARKYPAWRLKLMVIITYLVLSTQVISLFANNPAWSNIIIIAYAAIVIAVLAAGRLYRRKSFDDKSGLPNHKPTKEGNHYESKTTSKTTW; this is encoded by the coding sequence ATGAATTCCCAGGAAAAAAAACTTTCCTGTCTTGAGACGACAGGCCTCGCCGTCGGTTTTACCATTGGCTCCGGCATCATCACACAGACCGGCATCGGTATCGCCATGACAGGAAGAAGTATCGTGCTGGCGTTTCTTGTAAGCGCATTGTTATTTTTGATCTCATTTCGCCCAATTTTCATTATGAGTACACTGCTTCCCCGCACAAGCGCTGCATTTTCTTATTCCAGTGAGCTTATTCATGAAGATGTGGGGAAATTTTACGCCTACATTTATTTTCTGGGACGCATGACGATTGCCATCTTTGGAATCTCCTTCGCCCAATATCTGGCCAGCCTGATTCCTTCCCTGAATCATCCTGCAGGTCTTAAACTCACCGCACTCTCTGTTCTGACACTGTTTTATATCATAAACCTGTTCGGTGTCAAAACAGCTGCCCGGTTTCAGAATGTCCTATGCCTGATTCTGATCGCAGGAATCCTGTGCTTCGTTCTGCGCGGGCTAGGGAAGGTGGATTTCCGTGAGTTTACTTCCAGCGAAACCTTCTTTACCGGGGACTTCGGCGGGTTCTATTCGGCAGTCTCGCTTTTATACTTTGCGGTAGGCGGCTCCTATATCATCACAGACTTTGCACCCAAAATCAAAAACGCCTCAAAAATCATGGTAAAGGTCATCACCGGTGTCACACTTTGCGTCTGTCTTTTATATATGCTGATGGGTATTGTGGCAAGCGGAGTGATGCCTGTCTCAGAGGTAGCGGGGAAACCTCTGACAACAGCTGCATCTGCGGTTCTTGGCAGTGGCGGTCTGTATGCATTTTTTATCATCGGTGCCTGCCTCGGTGCTTTGATCACGACCCTGAATTCCAGTTTTGTCTGGTATTCAAATTCCCTGATTGCGGCATGCGAAAAGGGATGTTTTCCAGAAAGCTGGGCCAAAACCAACCGTTTCGGAGCCCCCTACATCCTGATGACCATCTTCTATTGCTTTGGCGCCGTTCCCACTGTCGCCGGGATAGACCTGACGATTCTGTCCAAGATGGCTGTCGGGCTGACGATTCTCGGCACCTGTATTCCAATGGCGGGGATCCTGAGTCTGCCGAAAAAGTATCCTGAACTATGGGGTTCTTCAAAATACGCCAGAAAATACCCGGCATGGCGTCTGAAGCTCATGGTCATCATCACCTACCTGGTCCTTTCCACACAGGTGATCTCCCTGTTTGCAAACAACCCGGCATGGTCCAATATCATTATCATCGCGTACGCAGCAATCGTCATAGCCGTACTTGCCGCAGGGCGACTGTATCGCCGGAAATCCTTTGATGATAAATCCGGATTACCAAACCACAAACCAACGAAAGAGGGGAACCACTATGAATCAAAAACCACATCAAAAACTACCTGGTAA
- a CDS encoding MFS transporter: MNQKPHQKLPGKLVNAFIVPNIGLNLFIYLELFYMSYFLTDICGFSLGVVTFILTSTAAVDLVWVFVTGIMLEKCEFKKLGKYRAWYVICTPIILVFFTLMFFDMGDSIAAAAIVIIAFCIKTLFQDVVSAAVTGHISQITDDVDTRTLLSARRNQGAVIGQLLFSLLGIPCITLFGKLLGNTAAGYTGAAFFFCLVNAITHYIMFLLTKDAPIAATEQISQGSKLSIGEMFRILFTNRPLLVVSFGDLLRYTAVFLVSSTAAYFFENVLKDSASMSVYMTIQTVTGVIGAILVNQVSRRLGKKTTYCLCNLIYGAILVAMFFVADEGRTTLFIVCMAVAFFFGSMIGTVVTAMTTDTVIYTMWKDGKNARGFIMSMLNIPIKFGSMIKSIILPVGLSAIGYTAGQAASASVAKGISGIMCLASGICVILSCLIIFFGYNLTEKKVAELTAIVEKRQTTKEII, translated from the coding sequence ATGAATCAAAAACCACATCAAAAACTACCTGGTAAACTTGTCAACGCATTTATCGTACCAAACATCGGCCTTAACCTGTTTATTTACCTGGAACTGTTTTATATGTCCTATTTTTTGACTGATATCTGCGGCTTTTCGCTCGGTGTCGTCACCTTTATCCTCACCAGCACTGCCGCTGTGGATCTTGTCTGGGTGTTTGTGACCGGTATCATGCTGGAAAAATGCGAATTCAAAAAACTTGGAAAATACCGCGCATGGTATGTCATCTGTACTCCCATCATACTCGTGTTCTTTACATTAATGTTTTTCGATATGGGAGATTCCATCGCAGCCGCGGCAATTGTCATCATCGCGTTCTGTATCAAGACGTTATTCCAGGATGTCGTAAGCGCCGCAGTAACCGGACACATTTCCCAGATCACAGACGACGTCGATACCAGAACACTGTTAAGCGCCAGAAGGAATCAGGGTGCTGTTATTGGACAGCTGTTGTTCTCCCTGCTGGGAATTCCCTGCATCACACTGTTCGGTAAACTTCTTGGTAACACTGCAGCAGGATATACGGGAGCAGCATTCTTTTTCTGCCTGGTCAATGCCATCACTCACTACATCATGTTTTTGCTGACAAAAGATGCCCCCATTGCGGCTACCGAACAGATTTCACAGGGCAGTAAGCTTTCTATCGGAGAAATGTTTCGTATTCTGTTCACAAACCGGCCGCTTCTGGTTGTTTCTTTCGGAGACCTCCTTCGCTATACGGCTGTCTTTCTGGTAAGCTCAACCGCCGCATACTTCTTTGAAAATGTATTGAAAGACTCCGCATCCATGTCTGTCTACATGACGATCCAGACTGTGACCGGAGTCATCGGAGCCATTTTAGTCAATCAGGTTTCCCGACGTCTTGGTAAAAAGACAACCTACTGCCTGTGCAATCTCATCTACGGCGCAATTTTAGTTGCCATGTTTTTCGTCGCGGATGAAGGCCGAACCACGCTGTTCATCGTCTGTATGGCGGTTGCCTTCTTCTTCGGAAGCATGATCGGAACCGTTGTAACCGCGATGACCACTGACACCGTTATCTACACCATGTGGAAGGACGGTAAAAATGCCCGCGGCTTTATCATGAGTATGCTGAATATCCCGATCAAATTTGGCTCCATGATCAAGAGTATCATTCTCCCCGTTGGTCTGTCCGCCATCGGCTACACCGCCGGACAGGCGGCAAGTGCATCCGTAGCAAAGGGTATCTCAGGCATTATGTGTCTTGCATCCGGTATCTGCGTAATCCTTTCCTGTCTGATCATATTCTTCGGATATAATCTGACCGAGAAAAAGGTTGCAGAACTGACAGCCATTGTTGAGAAGCGCCAGACCACAAAAGAAATCATTTAA
- a CDS encoding uroporphyrinogen decarboxylase family protein, translating to MKITERECHLLAFNHQETPWVPSPSTGQDTCIPTVIEEGARGYGITTDWFGVKYIYREDQPGPMPVETDPKIRDIECWRDVVTFPDLDKYDWEGWAAKDTAGWDRENKLSNIILINGCFESLHMFCGFEEALVNIMTDEEASSDFMGAMADYKIALIERIAKYYKPDMLQFHDDYSTNTGLFMPIDKWQRIIKPHLQRVIDSVKGLGMIYQHHSCGKIHDLIPELVDMGIDALNPVQIQNNPLKVKQQFGDRLTVCGGFSNQAVLDNPSATAEQIKDSINETLNIMAPGGKWVALCGFLDRFPEREQIWLDCLDEYNRPLMEKAGVTPVKHTASSNNVYNLANNAEKQIS from the coding sequence ATGAAAATCACAGAAAGAGAATGTCATTTACTCGCATTTAATCATCAGGAAACCCCATGGGTACCATCACCATCCACGGGACAGGACACCTGCATCCCGACTGTTATCGAAGAAGGCGCCCGTGGATACGGCATTACAACAGACTGGTTCGGTGTAAAATATATTTACCGCGAAGACCAGCCCGGCCCGATGCCAGTAGAGACAGACCCCAAAATCAGGGACATTGAGTGCTGGAGAGATGTCGTAACATTTCCCGATCTGGATAAATATGACTGGGAAGGCTGGGCTGCCAAAGACACCGCAGGCTGGGACCGTGAAAACAAGCTCTCCAACATCATCCTGATCAACGGATGCTTCGAAAGCCTGCATATGTTCTGCGGATTTGAGGAGGCTCTTGTCAATATCATGACGGACGAGGAAGCCAGTTCTGATTTTATGGGAGCTATGGCAGACTACAAGATCGCACTCATCGAGCGCATTGCAAAATACTATAAGCCTGATATGCTGCAGTTTCATGATGACTATTCCACCAATACCGGCCTGTTTATGCCCATTGACAAATGGCAGCGTATCATAAAGCCTCATCTGCAGCGGGTCATTGATTCTGTAAAAGGACTTGGCATGATCTATCAGCACCATTCCTGTGGTAAAATCCATGATCTCATTCCTGAGCTGGTCGATATGGGAATCGATGCCCTTAACCCGGTCCAGATTCAGAATAATCCGCTTAAGGTCAAACAGCAATTCGGTGACCGTCTGACAGTATGCGGCGGTTTCAGCAACCAGGCAGTACTAGATAACCCCTCCGCCACGGCAGAACAGATCAAAGATTCCATCAACGAAACCCTGAATATTATGGCACCGGGCGGTAAGTGGGTCGCACTCTGTGGCTTCCTGGACCGTTTCCCGGAGCGTGAACAGATCTGGCTGGACTGTCTGGATGAATATAATCGCCCGCTGATGGAAAAAGCCGGCGTAACCCCTGTCAAACATACCGCATCCAGCAACAACGTGTATAATCTGGCAAATAATGCTGAAAAGCAGATCTCATAG
- a CDS encoding AraC family transcriptional regulator has product MEWISGLQKAIDYIEEHLTEDLDFAEIAVQAYSSNFHFQRVFSILCGFTLGEYIRCRRLTQAGSELASTDGRVIDVALKYGYDSPESFSRAFVKFHGIKPTQARSRKAELKSFSRLSIKLILEGGTKMDYRIEKRDAFSVVAKRKRFSGGSEITQQSIHEAWEGCNTDGTIDKLCRYVKPDGVFGDAIVGICFDNPHEGDFDYAIGTACEESEVAEGLTIEKIPANTWVVFKGQGRMPEAFQELYKQLYTEFFPTSNYQPSGGMCIEVYPSAEVHSEDFTFEIWFSVTPK; this is encoded by the coding sequence ATGGAATGGATTTCAGGGCTTCAAAAGGCGATCGATTACATTGAAGAGCACTTGACAGAAGATCTCGATTTTGCGGAAATAGCCGTGCAGGCGTATTCGTCAAATTTTCATTTTCAGCGGGTGTTTTCGATTCTCTGTGGATTTACGCTTGGAGAATACATTCGCTGCAGGAGGCTGACACAGGCAGGCAGTGAACTGGCATCGACAGACGGCCGTGTGATTGATGTGGCACTGAAGTATGGGTATGACAGCCCGGAAAGCTTCAGCCGTGCTTTTGTGAAGTTCCACGGTATCAAACCCACCCAGGCTCGTTCAAGGAAAGCAGAACTGAAGTCTTTCTCCCGTCTTTCTATAAAACTTATATTAGAAGGAGGAACAAAGATGGACTACAGGATTGAGAAAAGAGATGCGTTTTCAGTGGTGGCGAAAAGAAAAAGGTTTAGCGGAGGGAGTGAGATCACACAGCAGAGTATCCACGAGGCATGGGAAGGGTGCAACACGGACGGAACAATTGACAAGCTCTGCCGGTACGTAAAACCGGACGGCGTTTTTGGAGACGCAATTGTTGGAATCTGTTTCGATAATCCGCATGAGGGAGATTTCGACTATGCAATCGGCACTGCCTGCGAGGAGAGTGAAGTGGCAGAAGGACTGACTATAGAGAAGATTCCGGCAAACACATGGGTTGTGTTTAAAGGACAAGGCAGGATGCCGGAAGCATTTCAGGAGCTCTATAAACAGCTTTATACGGAATTCTTTCCGACCAGTAATTATCAGCCGTCAGGAGGCATGTGTATCGAGGTGTATCCAAGTGCTGAAGTGCATTCTGAGGACTTCACATTTGAGATTTGGTTTTCGGTTACACCAAAATAG
- a CDS encoding TfoX/Sxy family protein has translation MGELSKLPNIGKVVEEQLNQAGITTFEELKALGSQQAWLRIKAIDDSACIHRLYGLEGAIQGIKKTQLSDEKKRELKEFYNRFKG, from the coding sequence ATGGGTGAATTATCAAAACTGCCAAACATAGGAAAGGTAGTAGAAGAACAATTGAATCAGGCCGGAATCACCACCTTTGAGGAACTGAAAGCACTTGGAAGCCAGCAGGCGTGGCTGCGGATTAAGGCAATCGATGACTCCGCATGCATCCATAGACTGTATGGGCTCGAAGGGGCCATACAGGGGATAAAGAAAACACAGTTGTCGGATGAGAAGAAAAGGGAGTTGAAGGAATTTTACAACAGGTTCAAGGGATAA